The following are from one region of the Etheostoma spectabile isolate EspeVRDwgs_2016 chromosome 15, UIUC_Espe_1.0, whole genome shotgun sequence genome:
- the LOC116703728 gene encoding trichohyalin isoform X2, with protein sequence MRSSRSLSRLDQRSTGGDSDYAVSSSQVKNGQTPEKKALNSGQLFSSDEQIRYNKDQCHGDKADKRKTSSSSEPLVSSSSSWVPTTSCHRHCNTVKKQTRDGVYTLGAMTSGMRHNWVQAVLKNVRPSLTLEVTSSLSEQETHQKSQHADSQSAEGLEQAEHPNSFLQEHKTSDSVEETHQLQKKQVKRQAETEESSADASSMIASSSAPPRQVEEGEGVTDVSSCVEGAGSDSSTSTTLLSNLEFLEQQVSINSTCEDTKEKDKLPCEQQTRQLVKELEQTQKELSQMQQLNWDLQEELKREREKPSKESVHSQNDPFSNSSSEQALALQRLQKINHDLHFELEAQKSSQEEAREDELRRRVDLLAQQAQLLVTGDATALAQAHLEQDRRQFHEQQMEWEHCVASLKVQLSASEEQRREAVLRFTQLQQELQSFHSLQQDADRLHKHLQEVTTQLHANEEAQTQKEARLQKHLTLLQASQDRERRSFAASLEQAEQHSHDLQKRLDKAEQQVESLNKTHTWTRDIEEAQQQLQEELTCTVSAVQKLQEEREQLNRRCQELQNQLCEADEEVGRLQSRLKTDETHYYNLEHSYERVNEELQLALGKVQQKESETQDIREGYERLLDRKEQELSEVLLKMEVLGNSLEETEVKLNDVLKGCTCAFSQLKDENIERQTTDLLTVNNSRPNARDSNAVEHAEDYPERYMSVIQMLETKLYVTEEKLRDIMQRLEEHQSHISCQDPHLCSQLTQSRATTQHLSLLLHSRTKQSQRFAQETENRCRMLVGRFQVALNIIQVCRERLQATPINIMDFENQLATVAACLQQGEKDAEKQQHESHNESKGEDRILFDETLAESNISAQSKPPNDDMQSVRKCLMREAFVVEKMVSVLQSQHGIGQLSLASREDVGDLAQKYKNIISQRIALKTEKRTGRAECDNNEPLERAIVGVCAEAELIYTALKVQHQYESMTQVNNQEVEPQRKSLADINPPELASYEEHVQGEGRGSEGAAKAVKRIESDVQKVEVKKEPDWLERLISRLQKKAKSLHQLCQEISDANAVECRVDDNWENASAADLNWMQEQAKLIYLLDRLHSDLEQQKSEVLQDKLQALCEEQDITLKDEQEAFNHTLCQLQEDNSVLKEELECAEQKIVSIETGKQRLLEDIQKIEDYHEERRKKLEMGFQEKIRELQQIHEKEMKHLHGHYTKSSKEKQTKTCTEPPALTESTSSLPDQTTVAKKAILAGGAAAMREAYQKDLQKLETSCHQGVTAMEEMHRQLISNLQQQHQTEVAALLKEKDKLLQEETSATMAAIVAMRRAHKQELEKNRSAQHIKECDDIAQLRIEYEKEIQLMHKELEVLSVQHTQRCLENSQLSQELQDERQAFMQYQKENQELKKNQKETDEMSQLHFSLKGQQAHVSPQENDFYEMEVILRAREAEMQFLRQEARSLREDLKIARMDKIYAQNKLKALYTNSQDEPYHDVNKLCEDVKFPTWSPFRDASGQSIEETMTNRSNAALLKKTEKSFLSRQIRGVRSKSLKEGLSVQERMKLFKSF encoded by the exons ACCAGAGACGGAGTGTACACACTCGGTGCTATGACCTCTGGGATGAGACACAACTGGGTCCAAGCAGTGTTGAAGAATGTGAGGCCCAGTCTTACCCTTGAAGTCACAAG CTCCCTTTCAGAGCAAGAGACTCATCAGAAATCACAGCATGCAGACTCACAGTCAGCTGAGGGTCTGGAGCAAGCTGAACACCCAAACAGCTTTTTGCAAGAGCACAAAACCAGTGACAGTGTAGAGGAAACACATCAACTGCAGAAAAAACAGGTCAAACGGCAGGCAGAAACAGAGGAAAGTTCTGCTGATGCATCGTCAATGAttgcctcctcctctgctcctccaCGGCAGGTGGAGGAGGGTGAAG GTGTGACAGATGTATCATCGTGTGTTGAAGGAGCTGGAAGTGACAGTTCTACCTCCACAACATTGCTTTCAAATCTTGAGTTTTTGGAGCAACAAGTATCAATAAACTCAACATGTGAGGACACAAAGGAGAAGGATAAATTGCCCTGTGAGCAGCAAACTAGACAACTTGTCAAAGAG CTGGAACAAACACAGAAGGAACTCTCTCAAATGCAGCAGTTAAACTGGGATCTGCAGGAAGAGCTAAAACGAGAGCGAGAGAAGCCTTCCAAGGAAAGTGTGCATTCACAG AATGATCCTTTCTCCAACTCGTCTTCGGAACAAGCATTGGCTTTACAGCGGCTGCAGAAGATAAACCATGACCTCCACTTTGAGCTAGAGGCTCAAAAGAGTAGCCAGGAGGAAGCCAGGGAAGATGAACTACGACGAAGGGTAGATCTCTTAGCTCAACAAGCGCAGCTACTGGTCACAGGTGACGCCACAGCACTTGCACAAGCCCATCTGGAGCAAGATCGTCGTCAGTTTCATGAGCAGCAGATGGAGTGGGAGCATTGCGTGGCGTCCCTGAAGGTCCAGCTGAGTGCCAgtgaggagcagaggagggaGGCTGTGTTGCGCTTCACACAGCTGCAGCAGGAGTTGCAGAGTTTCCACAGTCTCCAGCAGGATGCTGATCGCTTGCACAAACATCTCCAAGAGGTGACAACTCAACTTCATGCTAATGAGGAAGCACAGACTCAAAAGGAGGCTCGCCTGCAGAAGCACCTCACACTCCTTCAAGCAAGTCAGGACAGAGAACGCAGGAGCTTTGCCGCTAGTCTGGAACAGGCAGAGCAACACTCACACGACCTTCAGAAAAGACTGGACAAGGCTGAACAGCAGGTTGAGAGCCTAAATAAGACTCACACTTGGACCAGGGACATTGAGGAGGCTCAACAACAACTTCAAGAGGAGCTAACGTGCACAGTATCTGCTGTGCAGAAACTTCAAGAGGAAAGAGAGCAGCTCAACCGTCGCTGTCAAGAGCTGCAGAACCAGTTATGTGAGGCAGATGAGGAGGTGGGCAGGCTGCAAAGCCGCTTGAAAACCGATGAGACGCACTACTACAATCTTGAGCACTCATACGAGAGAGTTAATGAGGAGCTGCAGCTGGCCTTAGGGAAGGTGCAGCAAAAGGAGTCTGAAACACAGGACATACGAGAAGGCTACGAGAGACTCCTGGACAGGAAGGAGCAAGAGCTGAGTGAAGTTTTGCTGAAGATGGAAGTCCTAGGTAATAGCCTTGAGGAGACGGAAGTGAAGCTGAATGATGTATTGAAAGGTTGCACTTGTGCCTTTTCTCAGCTGAAGGATGAGAACATTGAGAGACAGACAACTGATCTTCTCACTGTAAATAACAGCAGGCCGAATGCAAGAGATTCAAATGCAGTTGAACATGCAGAAGATTACCCAGAAAGATACATGTCTGTGATCCAGATGCTTGAAACCAAGCTTTATGTAACAGAGGAGAAACTCAGGGACATCATGCAAAGACTGGAGGAGCACCAGAGTCACATCAGCTGCCAGGACCCCCACCTTTGCTCCCAGCTAACTCAAAGCCGAGCCACCACTCAGCACCTCAGTCTGCTGCTCCACAGTCGGACCAAGCAGAGCCAGCGCTTCGCCCAGGAGACAGAAAACCGCTGCAGGATGTTGGTCGGCAGGTTTCAGGTCGCACTGAACATCATACAAGTCTGCAGAGAGAGGCTCCAAGCCACTCCGATTAATATTATGGACTTTGAGAATCAATTAGCAACCGTCGCAGCCTGCCTTcagcagggagagaaagatGCAGAGAAACAGCAGCATGAATCACACAATGAAAGCAAAGGAGAGGACAGGATCCTATTTGATGAGACATTAGCTGAGAGCAACATTAGTGCTCAAAGTAAACCCCCAAATGATGACATGCAAAGTGTTCGGAAGTGTTTAATGAGGGAAGCATTTGTAGTAGAAAAAATGGTGTCTGTCCTTCAGAGCCAACATGGCATTGGGCAACTATCCTTAGCATCAAGAGAGGATGTGGGGGATTTGGcacaaaagtacaaaaacatAATCTCCCAAAGAATAGccttaaaaactgaaaaaaggacTGGGAGAGCAGAATGTGACAACAATGAACCTTTAGAGAGGGCCATTGTTGGAGTCTGTGCTGAAGCGGAGCTCATTTATACTGCCTTAAAAGTTCAACATCAATATGAGAGCATGACTCAAGTAAATAATCAAGAAGTGGAGCCTCAAAGGAAGAGTCTGGCAGACATCAACCCCCCAGAGTTGGCTTCCTATGAGGAGCACGTGCAGGGAGAGGGCAGAGGTTCAGAAGGAGCTGCAAAAGCAGTTAAAAGGATTGAATCTGATGTCCAAAAAGTAGAAGTAAAGAAAGAACCAGACTGGTTAGAGAGACTAATATCCCGGCTGCAGAAAAAGGCAAAATCCTTACACCAACTCTGCCAGGAGATTTCTGATGCCAATGCAGTAGAGTGTAGAGTGGATGATAATTGGGAAAATGCTTCTGCAGCTGACTTAAATTGGATGCAGGAGCAGGCAAAGTTAATTTATTTGTTAGACAGGCTTCACTCAGATTTAGAGCAGCAGAAAAGTGAGGTGTTACAGGACAAACTGCAAGCTTTGTGCGAAGAGCAGGATATCACATTAAAGGATGAGCAGGAGGCTTTTAATCACACCTTATGTCAGCTTCAGGAGGACAACAGCGTATTAAAAGAAGAACTGGAGTGTGCTGAGCAAAAGATAGTATCTATAGAGACTGGAAAGCAGAGGCTCCTGGAAGACATACAGAAAATTGAGGATTATCATGAGGAACggaggaaaaaactggaaaTGGGGTTTCAAGAGAAGATTAGGGAACTGCAACAGATCCACGAAAAAGAGATGAAGCACTTGCATGGTCACTACACCAAGTCTTCCAAAGAGAAACAGACCAAAACCTGCACAGAGCCACCTGCTTTGACTGAAAGTACCTCCTCCCTACCAGACCAGACTACGGTGGCGAAAAAAGCAATATTGGCAGGTGGTGCAGCAGCCATGAGAGAGGCTTACCAGAAAGATCTTCAAAAACTTGAG ACATCCTGTCATCAAGGTGTCACTGCTATGGAGGAAATGCACAGGCAGCTGATAAGTAAtctacagcagcagcatcagacAGAGGTGGCAGCACTTCTGAAGGAGAAAGACAAGCTGCTGCAGGAAGAGACATCTGCCACAATGGCAG CCATTGTAGCAATGAGGAGAGCCCATAAACAGGAGCTGGAGAAAAACCGATCCGCACAGCACATCAAGGAGTGCGATGACATCGCACAACTGCGCATTGAATATGA GAAGGAGATCCAGTTGATGCATAAGGAGCTTGAGGTGCTGTCAGTTCAGCACACTCAGAGATGCCTGGAAAACTCTCAGCTGAGCCAAGAGCTGCAGGATGAGAGACAAGCTTTTATGCAGTACCAAAAAGAAAACCAGGAGCTCAAAAAGAAtcag AAAGAGACGGATGAAATGTCTCAGCTACATTTCTCGCTAAAAGGACAACAAGCGCATGTTTCCCCTCAAGAAAACGACTTCTATGAGATGGAG GTGATTCTGCGAGCGAGGGAGGCAGAAATGCAGTTTCTCAGACAGGAAGCTCGTTCTCTCAGAGAAGATTTGAAGATTGCTAGAATG GACAAAATATATGCCCAAAACAAGCTGAAAGCCCTCTATACGAACAGCCAGGATGAACCCTATCATGATGTCAACAAACTCTGTGAAGATGTCAAGTTCCCCACTTGGTCTCCATTCAGGGACGCCTCAGGACAGAGCATCG AGGAAACTATGACAAACAGAAGTAATGCTGCTCttttgaagaaaacagagaaatcCTTCCTCTCACGTCAGATCAGAGGAGTGAGATCAAAG AGTTTAAAAGAAGGCCTCTCTGTCCAAGAAAGAATGAAGTTGTTTAAGTCATTCTGA